The proteins below are encoded in one region of Mangifera indica cultivar Alphonso chromosome 7, CATAS_Mindica_2.1, whole genome shotgun sequence:
- the LOC123221346 gene encoding U5 small nuclear ribonucleoprotein 40 kDa protein-like, producing MEVVPRENENALSTVGPRPMEWSTVPYNPSQAPGPNGKQRTSSLESPIMLLTGHQSAVYTMKFNPAGTVIASGSHDRDIFLWHVRGDCKNFMVLKGHKNAILDLHWTTDGSQIISASPDKTLRAWDVETGKQIKKMAEHNSFVNSCCLSRRGPPLVVSGSDDGTAKLWDMRQRGAIQTFPDKYQITAVSFSDASDKIFTGGIDNDVKVWDLRKGEVTMTLQGHQDMITGMSLSPDGSYLLTNGMDCKLCIWDMRPYAPQNRCVKILEGHQHNFEKNLLKCSWSPDGSKVTAGSSDRMVYIWDTTSRRILYKLPGHTGSVNECVFHPTEPIIGSCSSDKQIYLGEI from the coding sequence ATGGAAGTTGTTCCAAGAGAGAATGAAAATGCTTTGTCTACTGTTGGTCCGAGGCCAATGGAGTGGTCTACTGTTCCTTATAATCCTTCCCAAGCACCAGGGCCAAATGGGAAACAACGAACTTCAAGTTTGGAATCGCCAATTATGTTGTTGACAGGTCACCAGAGTGCTGTATATACTATGAAGTTCAATCCAGCTGGAACAGTAATTGCTTCAGGTTCCCATGACAGAGACATCTTTCTTTGGCATGTGCGTGGAGATTGCAAAAACTTCATGGTTCTTAAAGGGCACAAGAATGCAATTCTGGATCTTCATTGGACAACTGATGGGTCCCAGATAATATCAGCCAGCCCCGACAAAACTCTAAGGGCATGGGATGTTGAAAcagggaaacaaattaaaaagatgGCTGAACACAACTCTTTCGTGAATTCTTGTTGCCTTTCTCGGAGGGGACCACCTCTTGTTGTTAGTGGATCTGATGATGGAACTGCTAAATTGTGGGATATGCGTCAGAGGGGTGCTATCCAAACATTTCCAGATAAATACCAAATCACAGCAGTCAGTTTCTCTGATGCCTCCGATAAGATCTTCACTGGTGGCATTGACAACGATGTCAAGGTTTGGGACTTGCGGAAAGGTGAAGTAACCATGACGCTTCAAGGCCATCAAGATATGATAACAGGCATGAGTTTGAGTCCTGATGGTTCTTATCTCCTGACAAACGGCATGGACTGCAAGCTCTGCATATGGGATATGCGCCCATACGCACCCCAAAACCGCTGTGTGAAGATCTTGGAAGGGCACCAGCACAACTTCGAAAAGAATTTGCTGAAATGTAGTTGGTCACCTGATGGAAGCAAGGTCACAGCTGGTAGTTCAGATCGTATGGTTTACATATGGGATACGACTTCACGGCGCATCTTGTATAAGCTCCCTGGCCATACTGGATCTGTCAATGAGTGCGTCTTCCATCCAACTGAACCCATTATTGGATCTTGCAGTAGTGATAAACAGATTTATCTTGGAGAAATCTGA
- the LOC123220851 gene encoding beta-hexosaminidase 2-like: MPKSAFHFKLQLFLTFILPQLCFSTIQSSSINVWPKPRTFSWPNPQANPLSTSFQITSPSHFYLSKAISYYLNLINTEHHVPLVRPRVNFSSSSPPLQALHITVYDLVTPLQHGVNETYTLTVPCGGGDATLVAQTTWGAIWGLETFSQLVWGSPSRVAVGVYVLDMPLFPHRGLMLDTSRNYYGVEDIKRTIRAMGANKMNVFHWHITDAHSFPLVIPSEPELSAKGSYGSGMVYTPDDVKEIVEFGLSHGVRVVPEIDSPGHTGSWAEAYPEIVTCANMFWWPAGSDWLAAEPGTGHLNPLNPKTYQVLKNVIADVVKLFPEQFYHGGADEIIPGCWKADPTIQSFLSNGGTLSQALEIFVSSTFPFIVSLNRTVVYWEDVFLDDLIKVSSSYIPPEHTILQTWNNGPNNTKKLVEAGYRVIVSSSDFYYLDCGHGDFSGNNSEYNQPPGTDQGKGGSWCGPFKTWQLTYNYDITYGLSEEEAKLVLGGEVALWSEQADPTVLDPRLWPRSSAMAEALWSGNKDEKGVKRFAEATDRLNEWRYRMVRRGIAAEPIQPLWCVRNPGMCNTVDPI; this comes from the exons ATGCCCAAAAGTGCTTTTCATTTCAAGCTTCAACTTTTCCTCACTTTCATACTTCCCCAATTGTGCTTCTCAACCATCCAGTCCAGCTCCATCAATGTGTGGCCAAAACCAAGAACATTTTCCTGGCCAAATCCTCAAGCCAATCCTCTGTCTACAAGCTTCCAAATTACATCTCCGAGCCATTTCTATCTCTCCAAGGCCATTTCTTATTACTTGAACTTGATCAACACTGAGCACCATGTCCCCCTTGTGCGCCCCCGTGTCAACTTTTCCTCCTCCTCTCCTCCTCTCCAG GCTCTGCATATCACTGTATATGACCTTGTTACACCACTGCAACATGGTGTTAATGAGACCTACACACTTACCGTTCCTTGTGGTGGGGGCGACGCCACGCTGGTGGCACAAACGACGTGGGGAGCCATCTGGGGACTCGAGACATTCTCACAGCTGGTGTGGGGCAGCCCTTCGCGTGTGGCAGTGGGAGTTTACGTGCTGGACATGCCACTGTTTCCACACAGAGGGCTTATGCTTGACACCTCAAGAAACTACTATGGAGTTGAGGACATCAAGAGGACTATCAGGGCAATGGGTGCAAATAAAATGAATGTGTTTCATTGGCATATCACTGACGCACATTCATTCCCTTTGGTGATTCCATCTGAGCCTGAACTTTCTGCCAAGGGCTCCTATGGTTCTGGAATGGTGTACACTCCTGATGATGTGAAGGAGATTGTTGAATTTGGTTTGTCTCATGGTGTTAGGGTTGTCCCGGAGATCGACTCCCCAG GCCACACAGGATCATGGGCAGAGGCTTATCCGGAAATTGTAACATGTGCAAACATGTTTTGGTGGCCAGCAGGAAGTGATTGGCTTGCAGCAGAACCTGGAACTGGTCATCTAAACCCGTTGAATCCGAAGACTTACCAAGTTCTAAAAAATGTAATTGCTGATGTAGTCAAGCTATTCCCAGAACAATTTTACCACGGCGGAGCCGATGAGATCATTCCTGGTTGTTGGAAAGCTGATCCGACCATCCAATCCTTCCTTTCAAACGGTGGAACACTTAGTCAAGCCCTTGAAATATTCGTCAGCTCGACCTTCCCTTTCATTGTGTCCCTCAACCGCACTGTGGTCTATTGGGAAGATGTTTTCTTGGATGACCTAATCAAGGTGAGCTCCTCATATATTCCACCTGAGCATACAATCTTACAAACATGGAACAATGGCCCAAACAACACGAAAAAACTTGTTGAAGCTGGCTACAGAGTCATTGTTTCATCCTCAGATTTCTATTATCTGGATTGTGGCCACGGCGACTTTTCTGGGAATAATAGCGAGTATAATCAGCCTCCTGGTACCGACCAAGGCAAGGGGGGATCATGGTGTGGACCCTTTAAAACTTGGCAACTGACATACAATTACGATATAACATACGGGTTGAGCGAGGAGGAGGCAAAGCTGGTGCTGGGAGGAGAAGTGGCATTGTGGTCAGAGCAGGCCGATCCAACAGTGCTGGATCCAAGGCTTTGGCCAAGGTCTTCTGCAATGGCTGAAGCATTGTGGTCAGGGAACAAGGATGAGAAAGGCGTGAAGAGATTTGCAGAGGCGACAGATCGATTGAATGAGTGGCGGTACAGAATGGTAAGAAGAGGGATTGCAGCTGAGCCAATTCAACCTCTATGGTGTGTAAGAAATCCTGGAATGTGCAACACAGTTGATCCAATATAG
- the LOC123220505 gene encoding uncharacterized protein LOC123220505 has protein sequence MGFNINPSSSLPQTPSKKHKILLVSSYILLAAASSFIFLTLSLRLLPSLFGFFLILLHVLTICVAVLACHVASSATNRWYAAHMVVTVVTAIFEGSISILIFTSTTGFLGYLKSYVREEDGAVILKLAGALSVLIFCLEWVVLTLAFLLRYKEFVAGTNGSRFQEEQSKDWPRPFQVYASNYA, from the coding sequence ATGGGCTTCAACATCAACCCATCTTCCTCTCTCCCTCAAACACCATCCAAAAAGCATAAGATTTTGCTTGTTTCAAGCTACATCCTCCTGGCCGCAGCCTCCAGCTTCATCTTCCTCACTCTCTCCCTCCGCCTCCTCCCTTCTCTCTTCGGCTTCTTCCTCATCCTCCTCCACGTCCTCACCATCTGCGTGGCGGTCCTTGCCTGCCACGTCGCCTCCTCTGCTACCAACCGGTGGTATGCAGCCCACATGGTGGTCACTGTAGTCACTGCCATCTTTGAAGGCTCAATCTCTATACTCATCTTCACCAGCACCACCGGCTTCTTGGGATACTTGAAGTCTTATGTGAGGGAGGAAGATGGGGCTGTGATTCTGAAACTTGCTGGTGCTCTCTCTGTGCTGATCTTTTGCCTGGAATGGGTTGTGTTGACGCTGGCTTTTCTCTTGAGGTACAAGGAGTTTGTTGCAGGAACCAATGGAAGTAGGTTCCAAGAAGAGCAATCCAAGGATTGGCCTAGACCTTTCCAAGTTTATGCTTCCAATTACGCATGA